A genome region from Gigantopelta aegis isolate Gae_Host chromosome 3, Gae_host_genome, whole genome shotgun sequence includes the following:
- the LOC121367768 gene encoding gastrula zinc finger protein XlCGF49.1-like isoform X2, whose product MTMHSTDGPFTCKTCHEEFSTVDSFEEHNSRLHCAFCKKYFKKAHLLRVHMRSHSDERPFTCTVCGKSFKTNTHLKGHAKTHTGEKQFTCHICGSSFLMSSNLKNHLKIHAGIKPHVCDHCNKRFCRPSDLQQHKRTHSGEKPYSCDRCGKRYMERSGYQFHLKSHVDDRPHGCGYCNRRFIKSSDLKRHERLHTGKKCFNLG is encoded by the exons ATGACAATGCATTCTACAGACGGACCATTCACGTGTAAAACGTGTCATGAAGAATTTTCAACAGTTGATTCTTTTGAAGAGCATAACTCAAGATTGCACTGCGCGTTTTGTAAGAAGTATTTCAAGAAAGCCCATTTACTGAGAGTCCACATGCGGAGTCATTCAGACGAGCGACCTTTTACGTGCACTGTATGCGGGAAATCGTTCAAGACGAACACTCATTTAAAGGGGCACGCCAAAACCCATACTGGTGAAAAACAGTTTACTTGTCACATCTGCGGGTCATCGTTTCTAATGAGCTCCAATCTGAAAAATCACTTGAAGATCCATGCCGGCATCAAGCCTCACGTGTGTGACCATTGCAACAAACGATTCTGTCGACCATCAGACCTCCAGCAACACAAGCGGACACATTCAG GTGAGAAACCTTATTCATGTGACCGGTGTGGAAAGCGCTACATGGAGAGGTCGGGATACCAGTTCCATCTGAAGTCCCATGTAGACGACAGACCACACGGCTGTGGCTACTGCAACAGACGATTCATCAAGTCCTCCGATTTAAAACGTCACGAACGACTACACACTG
- the LOC121367768 gene encoding gastrula zinc finger protein XlCGF57.1-like isoform X1: MTMHSTDGPFTCKTCHEEFSTVDSFEEHNSRLHCAFCKKYFKKAHLLRVHMRSHSDERPFTCTVCGKSFKTNTHLKGHAKTHTGEKQFTCHICGSSFLMSSNLKNHLKIHAGIKPHVCDHCNKRFCRPSDLQQHKRTHSGEKLSRLLFNRDAMGRMVDSSPSFWVSLPSDRCPSSSTSKAVECNIMSVGKRIQKIPGCFIRQEGLAYAAAVDFQDIFIRSDKTTMLYASENCENDDVSFGYNSHKSRFA, translated from the coding sequence ATGACAATGCATTCTACAGACGGACCATTCACGTGTAAAACGTGTCATGAAGAATTTTCAACAGTTGATTCTTTTGAAGAGCATAACTCAAGATTGCACTGCGCGTTTTGTAAGAAGTATTTCAAGAAAGCCCATTTACTGAGAGTCCACATGCGGAGTCATTCAGACGAGCGACCTTTTACGTGCACTGTATGCGGGAAATCGTTCAAGACGAACACTCATTTAAAGGGGCACGCCAAAACCCATACTGGTGAAAAACAGTTTACTTGTCACATCTGCGGGTCATCGTTTCTAATGAGCTCCAATCTGAAAAATCACTTGAAGATCCATGCCGGCATCAAGCCTCACGTGTGTGACCATTGCAACAAACGATTCTGTCGACCATCAGACCTCCAGCAACACAAGCGGACACATTCAGGTGAGAAACTTAGCAGGTTGTTGTTCAACCGAGATGCGATGGGTCGCATGGTTGATTCTTCTCCATCATTTTGGGTTTCCCTCCCTTCTGACCGGTGCCCCTCgtctagtacatcaaaggccgtggaatgtaatatcatgtctgTTGGAAAGCGTATACAAAAGATCCCCGGCTGCTTTATCAGGCAGGAAGGATTAGCCTATGCGGCTGCAGTGGATTTCCAAGATATCTTTATACGAAGTGACAAAACAACCATGCTATatgcctctgaaaattgcgagaacgacGATGTTTCGTTTGGATATAACTCGCACAAATCTAggtttgcgtaa